A genome region from Archaeoglobus fulgidus DSM 4304 includes the following:
- a CDS encoding sulfurtransferase TusA family protein, translating to MELKLIERGDFHELDCRNMVCPYPVIITKLAMQKVDRLEVLTNNPPSVRDIEKIAEKEGWRVEKRRDGEVWRIRIWR from the coding sequence ATGGAGCTAAAGCTGATTGAAAGAGGAGATTTTCACGAGCTGGACTGCAGGAACATGGTCTGCCCGTATCCAGTGATTATAACCAAGCTTGCAATGCAGAAGGTTGACAGGCTTGAGGTTTTGACGAACAATCCTCCATCTGTGAGGGACATTGAGAAGATTGCAGAAAAAGAGGGCTGGAGAGTGGAAAAGAGGAGGGATGGAGAGGTCTGGAGAATCAGGATTTGGCGGTGA
- a CDS encoding ferredoxin, with amino-acid sequence MKAVVDRDLCIGCGTCEEICPEVFRLNDEGISEVIGSCDSAECCEEAMESCPASAISLED; translated from the coding sequence ATGAAAGCCGTTGTGGACAGAGACCTCTGCATTGGTTGCGGGACGTGTGAGGAAATATGCCCTGAGGTTTTCAGGCTTAACGATGAGGGCATAAGCGAGGTTATCGGTAGCTGTGACAGCGCTGAATGCTGCGAGGAGGCTATGGAGAGCTGTCCCGCTTCGGCGATTTCACTTGAGGATTGA
- a CDS encoding FprA family A-type flavoprotein, producing the protein MLRRNVERYADRIDYVVMNHAEPDHAGAIPFIMESSDALLVTTKKGAEMAKFYYDVPESRVRVVEDGEEISLGEKTLRFIHAPWLHWPETMFTYLVEDGILFPCDFFGCHTAYGFYDDEVPEILYYAQRYFGEIMMPFRSMGKKALEKIKGLKINMIAPSHGPIYRNLEKILSAYEKWTAGETEEKVLVVYATMWGSTERMVNLLTELLMKEGLKVAVHNLASADIGEIAKDLVDSRAIVLGTPTVLGGMHPLALFAANLVKALRPPARYAAVLSSFGWGGGAVKQIEEIVSSLNLEVLGVVEVRAKPSDSDLEKVRKLAEKIAGVVKV; encoded by the coding sequence GTGCTCAGGCGGAACGTTGAGAGGTATGCTGACAGAATTGATTACGTTGTTATGAACCACGCCGAACCCGACCACGCCGGGGCGATACCCTTTATCATGGAAAGCAGCGACGCTTTGCTGGTGACCACGAAGAAGGGGGCTGAGATGGCGAAGTTCTACTACGATGTTCCTGAAAGCAGGGTGAGGGTTGTTGAGGATGGGGAGGAGATAAGCCTCGGCGAAAAAACTCTCCGCTTCATCCACGCTCCGTGGCTTCACTGGCCTGAAACGATGTTCACCTATCTCGTGGAGGATGGAATACTCTTCCCCTGTGATTTCTTTGGCTGTCACACAGCTTACGGCTTCTACGATGACGAGGTGCCTGAGATTCTCTACTACGCCCAGAGATACTTCGGTGAGATAATGATGCCCTTCCGCAGTATGGGAAAGAAGGCTCTGGAGAAAATAAAAGGCCTGAAAATAAACATGATAGCCCCAAGCCACGGGCCGATTTACAGAAACCTCGAGAAAATCCTGTCAGCATACGAGAAATGGACTGCAGGGGAAACTGAGGAAAAGGTGCTTGTGGTTTACGCCACCATGTGGGGCTCGACGGAGAGGATGGTGAATCTGCTTACTGAGCTGCTGATGAAGGAGGGTTTGAAGGTTGCCGTTCACAATTTAGCGAGTGCGGACATTGGCGAGATTGCGAAGGACTTGGTTGACTCAAGAGCTATTGTGCTCGGCACTCCAACTGTGCTGGGAGGAATGCACCCCCTCGCCCTCTTCGCTGCAAACCTCGTAAAGGCTCTGAGACCACCAGCCAGATACGCAGCAGTTCTGAGCTCTTTCGGCTGGGGTGGAGGGGCTGTGAAGCAGATTGAGGAGATAGTTTCTTCTCTGAACCTCGAAGTTCTCGGGGTTGTTGAAGTTAGGGCAAAGCCATCGGATTCAGACCTTGAGAAGGTAAGAAAGCTGGCTGAGAAAATTGCAGGGGTGGTGAAGGTATGA
- a CDS encoding winged helix-turn-helix domain-containing protein — protein sequence MSLEEWIKADSLEKADEYHKRYNYAVTNPVRRKILRMLDKGRSEEEIMQTLSLSKKQLDYHLKVLEAGFCIERVGERWVVTDAGKIVDKIRG from the coding sequence ATGTCCTTGGAGGAGTGGATTAAGGCTGATAGCCTCGAAAAGGCTGATGAGTATCACAAAAGGTATAACTACGCTGTTACCAATCCCGTCAGGAGGAAAATTCTTAGAATGCTCGATAAAGGCAGAAGTGAGGAGGAAATCATGCAGACCCTTTCACTGAGCAAAAAGCAGCTTGATTATCACCTCAAAGTCCTTGAAGCCGGTTTCTGCATAGAGAGAGTTGGAGAGAGGTGGGTTGTTACAGATGCTGGAAAGATTGTTGACAAAATAAGGGGGTGA
- a CDS encoding DUF1858 domain-containing protein, with product MVAISDLRGLSLPEALGGIVEAIENVEVGEQVQFVLDSDADVEAITTHLSEYAECSAEKGDRFILLKVTKRAEFKADEEEEFRIDENTNVGRLIERYPEATEILASYGFTPLRNPVLRKTLAKTITLGRAKMLKKLSDEEFEEMLRKLRELRG from the coding sequence ATGGTAGCAATATCTGATTTGAGGGGGCTTTCCCTGCCCGAAGCCCTCGGAGGAATTGTTGAGGCGATTGAGAATGTAGAGGTTGGGGAGCAGGTGCAGTTCGTGCTCGATTCGGATGCTGATGTTGAGGCAATCACCACACACCTTTCCGAATACGCAGAGTGCAGTGCTGAGAAGGGTGACAGGTTCATTCTGCTTAAAGTCACAAAAAGGGCTGAATTTAAGGCTGATGAGGAGGAGGAGTTCAGGATTGATGAAAACACCAATGTTGGAAGGCTCATCGAGAGGTATCCTGAGGCTACAGAAATCCTCGCATCCTACGGCTTCACACCTCTGCGAAATCCCGTATTGAGGAAAACTCTTGCAAAAACAATCACTCTTGGCAGGGCTAAGATGCTGAAAAAGCTGAGCGATGAGGAGTTTGAAGAGATGCTGAGGAAGCTGAGAGAGTTGAGGGGGTGA
- a CDS encoding DUF438 domain-containing protein — MEDKKELLKSLLRQIHEGRDVSELKEQFKDVLASISPLEIPLIEQELVKEGISTREIAKMCDIHVELFRESVEGAFSVEDIPEGHPLHTLFMENREIVKDAEMLALLANTLEREMKGEILEEMESVVAELIKVGHTHYNREEMLIFPYIERRGITAIPNVLWFKHDEIRAALRVLHRLLTTDTGERWEEHIKRVVEKAREVSSAMLDMVFRENNIFYPTLKVLLSEGEWRAIREQEEIIGYYKLKPAEWKSDAKPVHPYEIDTTITAEQLISLPEEVQNLLKGQLLKPDSYEVVREDDLRLDEGYLSQREINAIFKALPFDITFVDSNDRVRFFSGSDRIFARTPSVIGRRVHLCHPPRSVHIVDKILKAFRNGERDFAEFWINMGGRIIHIRYFAVRDEGEYLGTVEVVQDVTEIKRLEGEKRLLGWK, encoded by the coding sequence ATGGAAGACAAGAAGGAGTTGCTGAAAAGCCTTCTCAGGCAGATTCATGAAGGTAGGGATGTTTCAGAGCTGAAGGAGCAGTTTAAAGATGTGCTTGCCAGCATTTCACCCCTCGAAATCCCGCTTATTGAGCAGGAGCTCGTTAAGGAGGGTATTTCGACGAGGGAGATAGCGAAGATGTGTGACATACATGTTGAGCTCTTCAGGGAGAGCGTTGAGGGGGCTTTCAGCGTTGAAGATATTCCTGAAGGGCATCCGCTCCACACCCTCTTCATGGAAAACAGGGAGATAGTGAAGGATGCGGAAATGCTCGCGTTGCTTGCAAACACGCTGGAGAGGGAGATGAAGGGAGAAATTCTGGAGGAGATGGAAAGCGTTGTGGCAGAACTCATAAAGGTTGGCCACACTCACTACAACAGAGAGGAGATGCTCATTTTCCCCTACATCGAGAGGAGGGGGATTACTGCCATTCCAAACGTGTTGTGGTTCAAGCATGATGAGATAAGGGCTGCCCTGAGGGTTTTGCACAGACTTCTTACCACAGACACGGGAGAGAGGTGGGAGGAGCACATCAAAAGAGTTGTGGAGAAAGCGAGGGAGGTTTCATCGGCAATGCTGGATATGGTTTTCAGGGAGAACAACATCTTCTACCCAACGCTAAAAGTTCTGCTCAGCGAGGGAGAGTGGAGGGCAATAAGGGAGCAGGAAGAGATAATAGGTTACTACAAGCTCAAGCCAGCAGAATGGAAGAGCGATGCCAAGCCCGTGCATCCTTACGAGATAGACACTACCATAACCGCAGAGCAGCTTATCAGCCTGCCAGAAGAGGTGCAAAACTTGCTGAAGGGACAGCTCTTGAAGCCCGACAGTTATGAGGTAGTGAGGGAGGATGACTTAAGGCTTGATGAGGGATATCTCTCTCAGAGAGAAATTAACGCCATTTTCAAAGCTCTGCCCTTTGACATAACCTTCGTTGACAGCAATGACAGGGTCAGGTTTTTCTCAGGGAGCGACAGGATATTCGCAAGAACACCTTCCGTCATCGGGAGGAGAGTTCATTTATGCCACCCGCCGAGGAGCGTGCACATTGTTGATAAAATACTGAAGGCCTTCAGAAACGGGGAGAGGGATTTTGCTGAGTTCTGGATAAACATGGGTGGGAGAATTATACACATAAGATACTTCGCCGTGAGGGATGAGGGGGAGTACCTTGGCACGGTGGAGGTTGTTCAGGATGTGACGGAGATAAAAAGGCTTGAGGGCGAGAAGAGGCTGCTGGGGTGGAAGTAG
- a CDS encoding TorD/DmsD family molecular chaperone has protein sequence MREHLKLFSLIFSYPDEDKLGKAIALAEGIGLTEIAQTLKQVDIEALQVEYTSLFISSHPSVPCPPYQSYFEEGSVYGKASLRAAELYSKYGLNYVYESEPPDHISVELEFLSMNPELLSDFRDWFLEFAKCVEEKSEIYATFARAFRKFLEKPSKVQS, from the coding sequence ATGAGAGAGCATCTTAAGCTTTTCTCGCTGATTTTTTCCTATCCTGATGAGGACAAGCTCGGAAAAGCCATAGCGCTTGCAGAGGGCATTGGCCTTACAGAGATTGCTCAAACTTTGAAACAGGTTGACATTGAAGCACTTCAGGTTGAATACACTTCTCTTTTTATTTCCTCACACCCCTCAGTTCCGTGCCCTCCATACCAATCCTACTTCGAGGAGGGGAGCGTTTACGGAAAAGCATCCCTCAGAGCAGCTGAGCTATACTCGAAATACGGTCTTAACTACGTTTACGAGTCTGAACCACCAGACCACATATCAGTCGAGCTTGAGTTTCTTTCAATGAATCCAGAGCTTCTCTCCGATTTTAGAGACTGGTTTTTAGAATTTGCTAAGTGTGTTGAGGAGAAATCAGAAATTTATGCGACCTTCGCAAGGGCTTTTAGAAAATTTTTAGAGAAGCCCAGCAAAGTCCAGAGCTAA
- the nrfD gene encoding NrfD/PsrC family molybdoenzyme membrane anchor subunit: MKFKALVAVLVALAALGMAAWLYQLQEGLIVTNMRNPFSWGLYIAMWAFFVGTAAGGLVVSSAIYIFGAREFKPIAPVASTTAFIFAVGAMVMVLPDLGRVDRILNMFLYPNFSSLLPWDLIVLSTYAFLSAIYTYVLLMPRIAERGVLGFLKKDATDLESLRQKSEKYAKVLAPIALPFAILIHTVTAWVLATQLSRPWWYGGLLAPTFIAAAIATGPAVVILASLFVYGYEDRLKNAYRLLGKISAASSAALLFMYYNDFLVRYWWGEGLEYEALAIVFRDYLHIHFLEVLFILFSAIVLAKATTRARLIIGSVSVNVGVLLHRFLLMPPAYNVFAFSIEGWQYPIAVGEVRGDLFSPQPVFVDYWSYSPSAVEIAVTVGIVAVLSLVLLTLLKALPLKDVGEKA; the protein is encoded by the coding sequence GTGAAGTTTAAAGCTTTAGTTGCGGTTCTGGTTGCCTTAGCAGCACTGGGAATGGCAGCATGGCTGTATCAGCTTCAGGAAGGATTGATAGTAACGAACATGCGGAATCCCTTTAGCTGGGGGCTCTACATTGCGATGTGGGCATTTTTTGTCGGAACGGCTGCTGGTGGTCTTGTTGTGTCATCTGCGATATACATCTTCGGGGCAAGAGAATTCAAGCCCATAGCGCCAGTGGCATCAACGACTGCCTTCATCTTCGCTGTCGGTGCGATGGTTATGGTTCTACCCGACCTCGGTAGGGTGGACAGAATACTGAACATGTTTCTTTACCCCAACTTCTCATCTCTTCTACCCTGGGACCTGATAGTACTCTCAACCTACGCTTTCCTTTCGGCCATTTACACCTACGTTCTTCTGATGCCGAGAATTGCTGAGAGGGGAGTCTTAGGTTTTCTAAAGAAAGATGCGACTGATTTAGAGTCTTTAAGGCAAAAGTCCGAGAAGTATGCGAAAGTTCTTGCTCCGATAGCCCTCCCCTTCGCCATACTCATCCACACCGTGACGGCTTGGGTTCTCGCAACGCAACTTTCGAGGCCGTGGTGGTATGGCGGGCTGCTCGCCCCAACTTTCATCGCAGCTGCAATCGCCACAGGGCCTGCCGTTGTAATACTTGCATCCCTCTTCGTTTATGGTTATGAAGATAGGCTTAAAAATGCCTACAGACTTCTCGGCAAGATTTCTGCAGCATCATCCGCTGCTCTCCTTTTCATGTACTACAACGACTTCCTCGTCAGATACTGGTGGGGAGAAGGGCTGGAATACGAGGCTCTGGCTATTGTCTTCAGAGATTACCTCCACATACACTTCCTCGAAGTTCTGTTTATCCTCTTCTCAGCCATCGTGCTGGCCAAGGCGACGACCCGTGCAAGGCTAATTATTGGTAGCGTGTCTGTCAACGTGGGTGTCCTCCTCCACAGATTTCTACTGATGCCTCCTGCCTACAACGTCTTTGCCTTCAGCATCGAGGGATGGCAGTATCCTATCGCTGTAGGAGAGGTGAGGGGTGACCTGTTCAGCCCTCAGCCTGTTTTCGTGGATTACTGGAGCTACTCACCGTCTGCAGTTGAAATTGCAGTAACGGTCGGAATTGTTGCCGTACTGAGTTTGGTCCTGCTGACTCTGCTTAAGGCTCTTCCTCTCAAAGATGTGGGTGAGAAGGCATGA
- a CDS encoding 4Fe-4S dicluster domain-containing protein — translation MVRYGMVIDLNRCIGCRSCAVICKIHNSLPPGTWWHRVETVGSKEHQTPSGDYPNLTELYLPVPCMHCDNPPCVKVCPVGATWKREDGVVLVDFERCIGCRYCMTACPYGVRQFNWEDKDKAVEKGFKAAGFEGEYVEGYRHGYPIDHRTKDGRLVYTPKRPRGVVEKCTFCVQYIDKGLKPACVRGCPGNARIFGDLDDPNSEISKVLRDGAHTRLLEDLGTEPKVFYLLPMKRAERGEVRYSPELEVKL, via the coding sequence ATGGTGAGGTATGGAATGGTTATAGACCTGAACAGATGTATAGGCTGCAGAAGCTGCGCTGTTATTTGCAAAATTCACAACTCTCTCCCGCCGGGCACTTGGTGGCACAGAGTTGAGACCGTAGGGAGCAAAGAACATCAAACTCCGTCGGGAGATTACCCCAATCTGACTGAACTTTACCTCCCAGTCCCCTGCATGCATTGCGATAATCCACCCTGCGTTAAGGTATGCCCCGTCGGTGCAACGTGGAAAAGAGAGGACGGGGTTGTGCTGGTGGACTTTGAGAGGTGCATTGGCTGCAGGTACTGCATGACTGCCTGCCCTTATGGTGTGAGGCAGTTTAACTGGGAAGATAAGGATAAGGCGGTAGAGAAAGGTTTCAAGGCGGCAGGATTTGAAGGTGAGTACGTAGAAGGATACAGGCACGGATATCCCATTGATCACAGAACCAAAGACGGAAGGCTGGTTTACACGCCCAAGAGACCAAGAGGAGTGGTTGAAAAGTGCACATTCTGTGTGCAGTATATTGACAAAGGTCTAAAGCCCGCATGTGTTAGAGGCTGTCCAGGGAATGCGAGGATTTTCGGAGACCTCGATGACCCTAACAGTGAGATTTCAAAGGTGTTGAGGGACGGGGCACACACGAGATTGCTGGAAGATTTGGGGACGGAGCCAAAGGTGTTCTACCTTTTACCTATGAAAAGGGCTGAAAGAGGAGAAGTTAGGTATTCTCCAGAACTGGAGGTGAAATTGTGA
- a CDS encoding molybdopterin-dependent oxidoreductase: MKVSRRDFIKLSAATAFASGLGLGYFQKSRGVQQNAGEIKTVRSVCSPNCTGACGFDALVYNGRIETLTQAADYPEPEYNPRGCLRGQSMMNLIYGPDRLKRPLIRVGKRGEGKFKAVSWDEALDYVADRLADIMKRHGPESVAISIQVPGTGYVHKGAMMRLASMFGWSALHGYTMNGDLPAFWSQTFGVQTEEFESLEWTNSKYIAIFGSNIMVTRLPDAKFVNIAAERGAKVVVVDPNFSPTAAKADEWVQINPSTDSAFALAIAREIIENRLYDEEFIKTYTDMPLLVRMDTQKRLMAKEVKELEEIAGKLNVPEYRDVFVVYDVNEGFKPVNPETLERDFEPAIEGEFEVELVDGKRVKVKPVFQLLKEEVQKYTPEKVAEIITPPNRNKGEYVDMIKRLAFEMATVKPLHIIYGASNYQWYHGDLKGRALALIVALTGNLGKSGAGISTYAGQFKIRWPLGAWWSFKGRKNKWVTYLLWMNKEYRQSEEFKKYNRETPYPKNDVKAFLFGWNNPFDQHNMANRMIEYAENGDLELIVAIDFQMTTSCKWADVVLPGVAWYEKYELTATILHPYVQLQQPAIEPLFECMPEIWIFKELAKRLVQKWNDEELKSSISEFYPDPELFDEEERARKDGTWSFRLARNIAHKASLKAVELMLKTGGELVEGITLEKLLKGPVRLNLPTPNKRQIPFWEQINLKKPFPPQSYPVPLQKTARFVKSGRIEFYKEEDVFIDLGETLPVHKDPFVDTEYRLNPEAKRKYRYFYITRNALYRVHSTHSNNITMLELQDFRPRVWLHPITAKENGIAEGDLVEVYNDRGRVYGYAVLDEGLHPSVIIFEQGWWSRYLRGTSYNSLTFPWIKPTHIVYFVPGIWEPTTAWNEVACAVRKVEV; this comes from the coding sequence ATGAAGGTAAGCAGGAGAGACTTTATCAAGCTCTCTGCAGCGACTGCTTTTGCTTCCGGTTTAGGTCTTGGCTACTTCCAGAAAAGTCGTGGAGTGCAGCAAAATGCAGGCGAAATCAAAACTGTGAGGTCGGTTTGCTCACCAAACTGCACGGGAGCATGCGGTTTTGATGCGCTTGTTTACAACGGCAGAATCGAGACACTCACTCAGGCAGCAGATTATCCTGAGCCTGAATATAACCCAAGGGGATGTCTCAGGGGACAGTCAATGATGAACTTGATTTACGGTCCGGACAGGTTGAAAAGGCCGTTAATCAGGGTGGGAAAAAGAGGAGAGGGGAAATTCAAAGCTGTGAGCTGGGATGAGGCTTTGGATTACGTTGCAGACAGGCTGGCTGACATAATGAAGCGACACGGTCCGGAATCGGTGGCAATTTCGATTCAGGTTCCAGGGACTGGCTACGTTCACAAAGGGGCTATGATGAGACTCGCATCCATGTTCGGATGGAGTGCTTTGCACGGCTATACGATGAATGGAGACCTGCCAGCCTTCTGGTCACAAACCTTCGGAGTTCAAACGGAGGAGTTCGAGTCCCTTGAATGGACCAACTCGAAGTATATAGCCATTTTCGGCTCCAATATAATGGTCACCCGCCTTCCAGATGCAAAGTTCGTAAACATCGCTGCGGAGAGGGGGGCGAAGGTTGTTGTAGTGGACCCGAACTTCAGCCCCACAGCAGCTAAGGCTGATGAATGGGTGCAGATAAATCCTTCAACCGACTCAGCTTTCGCGCTGGCAATAGCGAGAGAGATAATTGAAAACAGACTCTATGACGAGGAATTCATCAAAACATACACCGACATGCCGCTGCTGGTGAGAATGGACACCCAGAAAAGGCTGATGGCGAAGGAAGTAAAGGAACTTGAGGAGATTGCTGGAAAACTAAACGTTCCAGAATACAGAGATGTGTTCGTCGTTTACGACGTCAACGAGGGATTCAAGCCGGTGAATCCAGAAACCCTTGAGAGGGATTTTGAGCCTGCGATAGAAGGAGAATTTGAGGTAGAGCTTGTTGACGGAAAAAGGGTGAAGGTAAAACCGGTTTTCCAGCTTCTAAAGGAGGAGGTTCAGAAGTACACCCCCGAAAAAGTTGCTGAGATTATTACTCCTCCAAACAGAAATAAGGGCGAGTACGTGGATATGATCAAAAGACTTGCATTTGAAATGGCAACCGTAAAGCCTTTGCACATCATCTACGGTGCGAGTAATTACCAGTGGTACCACGGTGACCTGAAGGGAAGGGCTCTGGCGCTGATTGTTGCATTAACAGGAAATCTCGGAAAGAGTGGCGCAGGAATATCCACATATGCTGGACAGTTCAAGATTCGCTGGCCTCTTGGAGCATGGTGGAGCTTCAAGGGTAGGAAGAATAAATGGGTAACCTACCTCCTCTGGATGAACAAGGAATACAGGCAAAGCGAGGAGTTCAAAAAATACAACAGAGAAACCCCCTATCCTAAGAACGATGTTAAAGCTTTCCTCTTCGGCTGGAACAATCCCTTCGACCAGCACAACATGGCTAACAGGATGATTGAATACGCCGAGAATGGAGACTTGGAACTCATAGTTGCGATAGACTTCCAGATGACGACCTCATGCAAGTGGGCAGATGTGGTGTTGCCCGGTGTCGCATGGTACGAGAAGTACGAGCTAACAGCAACGATTCTCCATCCCTACGTCCAGCTCCAGCAGCCTGCGATCGAGCCACTTTTCGAATGCATGCCAGAAATATGGATTTTCAAGGAGCTGGCCAAAAGACTCGTCCAGAAGTGGAACGATGAAGAGCTCAAATCCAGCATTTCTGAGTTCTATCCTGATCCAGAGCTTTTCGATGAGGAGGAGAGGGCGAGAAAGGATGGGACGTGGAGTTTCAGGTTGGCAAGGAATATTGCACATAAGGCCTCCCTGAAAGCTGTCGAGCTCATGCTCAAGACTGGTGGCGAGCTTGTGGAAGGGATAACTCTTGAAAAACTGCTAAAAGGACCTGTGAGATTGAACCTGCCAACCCCTAATAAAAGACAGATTCCATTCTGGGAGCAGATAAACCTTAAAAAGCCTTTCCCACCCCAGTCCTATCCTGTTCCACTTCAAAAAACGGCGAGATTTGTGAAAAGTGGAAGAATTGAGTTTTACAAAGAGGAGGACGTTTTCATAGACCTTGGGGAAACTCTGCCAGTTCACAAAGACCCGTTTGTTGATACTGAGTACAGGCTGAATCCCGAAGCGAAGAGGAAATACAGGTACTTTTACATCACCAGAAACGCGCTCTACAGAGTTCACTCCACCCACAGCAACAACATAACGATGCTTGAGCTTCAGGACTTCAGGCCGAGAGTTTGGTTGCATCCTATAACAGCAAAGGAGAACGGAATTGCTGAGGGAGACCTTGTAGAGGTTTACAACGACAGGGGCAGGGTATACGGCTATGCCGTACTGGATGAGGGACTGCATCCCTCGGTAATCATATTCGAGCAGGGCTGGTGGAGCAGATATTTGAGAGGAACATCCTACAACAGCCTGACCTTCCCCTGGATTAAACCAACCCATATTGTCTACTTCGTCCCCGGCATCTGGGAACCCACTACAGCGTGGAATGAGGTTGCGTGTGCAGTAAGGAAGGTGGAGGTGTAG
- a CDS encoding FmdE family protein codes for MDRNEMLEFAAKLHSHLSPGVALGIKMAQIAYEKLGVNFRGKGLVGIAETAMCLPDALQVVAGTTPGNRNLIVKDYGKLALAIVRFDTREGYRVTIKKEAAKKSELIKKFLYRLGKLNKEEEKRLAEEFLNLEPEYFEVREIRLTIPVGGTKEPIVECEKCGELQPSDYVAEVDGRMVCFMCAGKGYFE; via the coding sequence ATGGACAGAAACGAGATGCTTGAGTTTGCGGCAAAGCTTCACAGCCACCTCAGCCCCGGAGTGGCTCTGGGCATAAAGATGGCCCAAATTGCATACGAAAAGCTTGGTGTGAACTTCAGAGGGAAGGGGCTTGTTGGGATTGCCGAGACAGCAATGTGCCTGCCCGATGCTCTGCAGGTCGTTGCAGGAACCACACCCGGCAACAGGAATTTGATTGTGAAGGACTACGGAAAGCTCGCTTTGGCGATTGTGAGGTTTGACACCAGAGAAGGCTATAGGGTGACGATTAAGAAAGAGGCGGCCAAGAAGTCTGAGCTGATAAAGAAATTCCTCTACAGGCTTGGAAAGCTGAACAAAGAGGAGGAGAAAAGGCTGGCTGAGGAGTTTCTGAACCTTGAGCCTGAATACTTTGAGGTTAGAGAAATAAGGCTGACGATACCTGTGGGTGGGACAAAGGAGCCAATAGTTGAATGTGAGAAATGCGGGGAGCTTCAGCCATCTGATTACGTCGCTGAGGTTGATGGAAGGATGGTTTGCTTTATGTGTGCTGGAAAGGGGTATTTTGAGTAG
- a CDS encoding DUF22 domain-containing protein, producing the protein MEIVYWEELGKRLGSFEVKKDKVSYRIAPFTQWKVLVADERREVEKGKPELIRLRVAGFLRTQSLLRSQSPPMRRAQQLTLLRKSRAELRRRRR; encoded by the coding sequence ATGGAAATTGTGTATTGGGAAGAGCTGGGAAAGAGACTGGGAAGTTTCGAGGTGAAGAAGGATAAGGTCAGCTACAGGATTGCTCCCTTCACGCAGTGGAAGGTTCTCGTCGCAGATGAGAGGCGTGAGGTTGAGAAGGGGAAGCCTGAGCTTATAAGGCTGAGAGTGGCAGGATTCCTCAGAACACAATCGTTGCTCCGCTCTCAATCGCCCCCCATGCGACGGGCACAACAGTTGACGTTGTTGAGGAAAAGCCGAGCAGAGTTGAGGAGGAGAAGAAGATAA
- a CDS encoding DUF22 domain-containing protein, which yields MAPHATGTTVDVVEEKPSRVEEEKKITHAVFLPAEDGVVEEGDIVGILKVFFVRTGAIGKRLGFKAGDIRIREEIVQANLTWKEDGEIRRERIKTRFFGYFRSHVAEWEPVIAAESVDVERGEVARIKIKEITLPEYTVITPLFIRRHALGSLIDVVQQGKRRKVEEKKRIGEAIFLPARSGRVEKGDLLGVINVYYIATENFSVGRREKDEVLAKVVDERGRKEFRIKPFAYRRKTIARWEPIVAAENRKVRKGEVEEIAIEPISLEENTIVYPLYVMRNAFGSVVDVVEERPRRVEERREIIKAVFLPVFDGEIRKGQLLGVMNVYSIEVQPYEVIWRWLEEWQGEFRRLFAEVVG from the coding sequence ATCGCCCCCCATGCGACGGGCACAACAGTTGACGTTGTTGAGGAAAAGCCGAGCAGAGTTGAGGAGGAGAAGAAGATAACTCACGCAGTCTTCCTGCCCGCTGAAGATGGAGTTGTGGAGGAAGGAGATATCGTTGGCATACTGAAGGTTTTCTTTGTCAGAACCGGGGCAATTGGAAAGAGACTGGGATTCAAGGCTGGAGACATAAGGATAAGGGAGGAGATAGTTCAGGCGAACCTGACGTGGAAGGAAGATGGAGAGATAAGGAGGGAGAGAATAAAGACGAGGTTTTTCGGCTACTTCAGGAGCCATGTTGCCGAGTGGGAGCCGGTGATAGCTGCAGAATCTGTTGATGTTGAGAGGGGTGAGGTTGCGAGAATAAAGATAAAGGAGATAACGCTGCCTGAATACACCGTCATAACGCCTCTCTTCATCAGGAGGCATGCCTTGGGCTCTTTAATTGATGTTGTTCAGCAGGGAAAGAGGAGGAAGGTTGAGGAGAAGAAGAGAATTGGCGAGGCAATTTTCCTGCCCGCAAGAAGCGGGAGAGTTGAGAAGGGAGACCTGCTGGGTGTGATTAATGTTTACTACATAGCAACAGAGAACTTCAGCGTTGGCAGAAGGGAAAAGGATGAGGTTCTTGCAAAGGTTGTTGATGAGAGGGGAAGAAAGGAGTTCAGAATCAAGCCCTTCGCCTACAGGAGGAAGACCATAGCGAGATGGGAGCCCATTGTTGCGGCAGAGAACCGAAAGGTCAGGAAGGGGGAGGTTGAGGAAATTGCGATAGAACCAATTAGCCTTGAGGAGAACACCATTGTCTATCCCCTCTACGTGATGAGAAACGCCTTTGGAAGTGTGGTTGATGTTGTTGAGGAAAGGCCGAGAAGAGTCGAGGAAAGAAGGGAGATTATAAAGGCAGTCTTCCTGCCAGTCTTCGACGGAGAAATAAGGAAGGGGCAGCTGCTTGGAGTTATGAACGTTTATAGCATTGAGGTTCAGCCCTACGAGGTGATATGGCGGTGGCTTGAGGAGTGGCAGGGAGAGTTCAGGAGATTGTTTGCAGAGGTGGTTGGATGA